Proteins from one Dromiciops gliroides isolate mDroGli1 chromosome 6, mDroGli1.pri, whole genome shotgun sequence genomic window:
- the LOC122731529 gene encoding olfactory receptor 4C11-like, with product MKNNVTEFILLGLTQDPVKKKVVFVIFLVFYTATVVGNLLIILTIKTSPTLGAPMYFFLTYLSFADFCFSSTAAPKLIVDNLSKKQTISFDECMTQLFGMHFFGCMEVLVLILMAYDRYIAICKPLRYTVIMNQKVCGILVLLAWVGSFLHSITQIFLALSLPFCGPNVMDHYFCDLQPLLRLACTDTYAINLLVVSNSGIICIASFAILMTSYIYILYFLRNHSAEGKRKALSTCTSHIIVVIIFFVPCIFIYTRPPIIFPVDKLVSVFYTIGTPLLNPLIYTLRNAEVKNAMGKLWRNRVSSHGK from the coding sequence ATGAAAAATAACGTGACTGAATTCATTCTTCTTGGATTGACACAAGACCCAGTGAAAAAGAAGGTAGTATTCgttattttcttggttttctacACTGCAACTGTGGTAGgaaatctgctcatcattttgacCATCAAGACCAGTCCCACACTTGGAGCCCCCATGTATTTCTTTCTGACCTATTTGTCCTTTGCAGACTTCTGTTTCTCTAGTACTGCAGCCCCCAAACTGATTGTAGACAACCTCTCTAAAAAACAGACTATCTCCTTTGATGAGTGCATGACCCAATTGTTTGGAATGCATTTCTTTGGATGTATGGAAGTGTTGGTTCTTATCCTCATGGCCTATGACCGCTATATAGCCATCTGTAAGCCTTTACGCTACACGGTCATCATGAACCAGAAGGTGTGTGGGATTTTAGTCCTATTGGCTTGGGTTGGGTCTTTTCTGCATTCTATCACCCAGATCTTCCTTGCATTGAGTTTACCCTTCTGTGGTCCCAATGTGATGGATCACTATTTTTGTGACTTGCAACCTCTGTTGAGATTGGCCTGCACTGACACATATGCAATAAACCTCTTGGTTGTTTCCAATAGTGGGATCATATGCATTGCGAGCTTTGCAATTCTAATGACATCCTATATTTATATCCTTTATTTCCTAAGAAATCATAGTGCAGAAGGGAAGCGTAAAGCCTTGTCCACCTGTACCTCCCACATAATTGTGGTCATTATATTCTTTGTcccttgtatttttatatatactcgGCCTCCAATCATCTTCCCTGTGGATAAGTTGGTGTCTGTATTTTATACCATTGGAACTCCATTGTTAAACCCATTGATCTATACACTGAGGAATGCAGAAGTAAAAAATGCTATGGGGAAGCTATGGAGAAACAGAGTAAGTTCACATGGCAAGTAG